The segment ACAAAGTGAAGATTGATGCATTTGAAGGCCCTCTTGATCTTCTTCTTCATTTAATTAACTCATTAGAAATCGATATATATGATATTCCTATGGCTGAAATTACAGAACAGTATTTACTTTACGTTCATACTATGCAAGAACTACAACTCGATATCGTAAGTGAATATTTAGTAATGGCAGCAACGTTATTAGCGATTAAAAGTAAAATGCTTCTTCCAGCGCATGAAGAAGAGGACTTTGATAATGAATTTGAATTTATGGAAGAGGATCCACGGGATGAATTAGTAGAAAGATTAATTGAATATCGTAAGTATAAGGAAGCGGCAGAAGATTTGAAACAAAAAGAAGAAGAGAGAGGGCAGATATTTACAAAACCTCCTCTAGACCTATCATCCTATGCCGATGAACAGCCTAAAGATTTAGTTGCACAAAATGTTACGATCTATGACATGCTTGGAGCATTTAATAAATTATTGCGGAGGAAAAAACTACAAAAACCCCTCTCGACTAGAATAACAAAACAAGAGATTCCGATTGAAAGAAGGATGGAAGAAGTACTTGAAAAACTTCAATTGAAAAAGGGAGTAACAAGTTTTTCGGAATTATTTGAGTATCAATCAAAGGGACATGTTGTTGTTACTTTTTTAGCCATTTTAGAATTAATGAAACGAAATGAGATTATTGTCGAGCAAAGCGAGAACTTTGAAAATATTTTCTTACAACCTAGAGAAGGGGGAAAACTCCATGAACCTCATTAATTGGACAGGCATATTAGAGAGTCTTCTATTTGCCGCAGGGGATGAAGGGTTATCCCTAAAACAGATTTGCACAGTATTAGAGATAGAAGAGTTTCAAGGAAAAGAAATTATTACGAATTTAAAAAGTGAATATCAATCTGATGAAAAGCGAGGGTTAACTCTCGTTGAGATTGCTGATACGTATCAACTTGCTACTAAAAAAGATCATGCGATGTATATAAAAAAACTGGTCGAATCTCCAAACATGACCTCTCTAACTCAAGCTGCATTGGAGACACTCGCCATTATTGCCTATAAGCAACCTATTACACGAGTAGAAGTAGAGGATATTCGGGGAGTCAAAACGGAACGGCCGATTCAAACACTGTCTTCTAAGGGGTTAGTAAAAGAGGTGGGAAGAGCAGAAGGAACAGGTAGAGCGATTCTTTATGGTACGACAAGAGAATTTCTAGACTACTTTGGATTGAAGGATTTAGAGGAACTTCCACCACTACCTGACACTATTCAAGATGAATCGTTGGAAGAGGCAGACCTTTTCTTTGAAAAATTTCAAGAATCACTAGATACGGAAACATAAAGTTATGCTAAGATGAAAAAAGAAAGCTTCATAAGAAGCTTTTTCTTTATAAGATGGATATTCAGAATGTTTCGTTAATAGAATGAGAGTGGATTGAACCTAAACTGTATGGAGGGATCCTTTGTGGGTAATTTAATGGTCAAAACTCAAGTAGAAGAAGTGAAAGTATTTCTAGACAGTAGTGTTAAAACGTTGGAATGTTATTTAAATGATATTACCATTTCTTCATTGTTAAGTGAAAAAGAAGGGGATAAAGCTTATTATAAAGGGATTATTTCTAATCTTCGCAGACTATTGGTGTATTGTGAGGAAGGGTTAGATGCATGTGTCATTGTCGCTCAGAACACATCGTTTAATAAAGCAGCAGCTGAAAAAACGCTTTATAAAATTTATCATCAATGTATTGATGAGTTTTTTGCTCCGAAATATGACCTTTGGTATGAAGATAGTCGTGCCGCGTACACAGGAAAAAATGCGATTTCATTCCGGGAAGAGGTTCCAAGAAGCATACAGTTGCTCATCGCGCAGCTTGAAGAAAAATTTCAACATATTCGAGAAGAATTAGAGTACTATGAAACGGATTATCGCACTAAAATGATGCAATCAAAAGGTTAAATCCATTCCTGCTCATTACTTAATTTATTGAGTATATTAAAGGGGGAGTGCAATGTTTAAAGAATTCGTAGTTCAAATTCGGAATTGGAGAGTAGAGCTACAAAATTGGATGGTCACTCATGAACAAAATTGGTTAGATGCTGACATAGCTATATTAGATAAAAGTTTAAAGCAATGTGAGCACCGTACACCAAATAAAGATGACATCACAAATCTTCAAGCAGTTGCAACCTTAATTAATCAAAAAATCATGAGCTTTGTAAGTAATCGGGAGCATAGTGGAGAGAATAAAAGGAAGCCATATATTGTCCCCATTGGTGGTCATACCCTTCCTCCTCTTCCATATGAGTATAGTGCGCTTGAGCCATATATTTCAACAGAAATTATGAGACTTCATCATGATATACATCACCTTTCATACGTTAACGGCTTGAATAATGCGGAGAAGGAGTTAGAGAAATCAAGGAAAGTCGGGGATTTTTCTCTAATTAAACATTGGGAAAGGGAACTGGCTTTCCACGGTTCAGGCCATTACTTACATTCAATTTTTTGGGAAGTAATGAGTCCGTATGGTGGCGGAACTCCTGGTGACCCGTTGTTATCAGCCATAAACGAATCTTTTAAAAACTATGCTGCATTTAAACAACAATTTTCGCCTGCTGCCAATGCAGTAGAAGGTGTAGGTTGGGCTTTGTTAGTTTGGTCTCCTAGAACGA is part of the Bacillus spongiae genome and harbors:
- a CDS encoding superoxide dismutase, which produces MFKEFVVQIRNWRVELQNWMVTHEQNWLDADIAILDKSLKQCEHRTPNKDDITNLQAVATLINQKIMSFVSNREHSGENKRKPYIVPIGGHTLPPLPYEYSALEPYISTEIMRLHHDIHHLSYVNGLNNAEKELEKSRKVGDFSLIKHWERELAFHGSGHYLHSIFWEVMSPYGGGTPGDPLLSAINESFKNYAAFKQQFSPAANAVEGVGWALLVWSPRTRRLEILQSERHMLLTQWDTIPLLVLDVWEHAYYLQYKNVRKDYVENWWNLVNWKEVEKRYKMAKELTWQPY
- a CDS encoding YpuI family protein; this encodes MGNLMVKTQVEEVKVFLDSSVKTLECYLNDITISSLLSEKEGDKAYYKGIISNLRRLLVYCEEGLDACVIVAQNTSFNKAAAEKTLYKIYHQCIDEFFAPKYDLWYEDSRAAYTGKNAISFREEVPRSIQLLIAQLEEKFQHIREELEYYETDYRTKMMQSKG
- a CDS encoding segregation/condensation protein A is translated as MEYKVKIDAFEGPLDLLLHLINSLEIDIYDIPMAEITEQYLLYVHTMQELQLDIVSEYLVMAATLLAIKSKMLLPAHEEEDFDNEFEFMEEDPRDELVERLIEYRKYKEAAEDLKQKEEERGQIFTKPPLDLSSYADEQPKDLVAQNVTIYDMLGAFNKLLRRKKLQKPLSTRITKQEIPIERRMEEVLEKLQLKKGVTSFSELFEYQSKGHVVVTFLAILELMKRNEIIVEQSENFENIFLQPREGGKLHEPH
- the scpB gene encoding SMC-Scp complex subunit ScpB; translated protein: MNLINWTGILESLLFAAGDEGLSLKQICTVLEIEEFQGKEIITNLKSEYQSDEKRGLTLVEIADTYQLATKKDHAMYIKKLVESPNMTSLTQAALETLAIIAYKQPITRVEVEDIRGVKTERPIQTLSSKGLVKEVGRAEGTGRAILYGTTREFLDYFGLKDLEELPPLPDTIQDESLEEADLFFEKFQESLDTET